A stretch of Arachis hypogaea cultivar Tifrunner chromosome 15, arahy.Tifrunner.gnm2.J5K5, whole genome shotgun sequence DNA encodes these proteins:
- the LOC112749949 gene encoding DNA repair protein REV1 isoform X3 codes for MDSRLSNSSSSTHHSNSKKRKKNATANNTNQKTLGVAWGSKSLSASSCSSRKSPFSDFSSYMAHKNCKLQNQFDSEASASAARKPIFSGVSIFVDGFTVPSSQELRGYMLKYDGRFENYFSRHCVTHIICSNLPDSKVKNIRAFSAGLPVVKPTWILDSIAANRLLSWVPYQLEQVASNQPKLSAFFTLKSSKMSEDTFTNALCQVEPDVQDSFPRVGQLKERHPSEVGEMVEVCRQISNESNDISSKKTDVFMMEEPIGERVICDEEKLAEANSSETNNERNTEGELDPTYQEPSTSFSIPCSDNQNVHQFPSSEATGSSKQCHSTLTDPNFVENYFKNSRLHFIGTWRQRYRKRFPTLSTGLNNGISNSNKSDIKSVILHVDMDCFFVSVVIRNKPALFDKPVAVCHSNNSKGTSEISSANYPARSYGIRAGMFVRDAKALCPHLVTFPYNFEAYEEVADQFYSILHRHCNKVQAVSCDEAFLDFTDAMVEDPELLASSIRKEIYETTRCTASAGIGGNMLMARIATRTAKPNGQCYITPERVDDHLNQLPVDALPGIGYVLQEKLKKQSVNTCGQLRMISKNSLQKEYGMKTGEMLWNYSRGIDYRSVGIIQECKSIGADVNWGVRFRDMKDCEHFLINLCKEVSLRLQCCGVQGRTFTLKIKKRRKDADEPAKFMGCGDCENLSHSVTIPLATENVEILQRIVKQLLGCFYIDVKEIRGIGLHVSRLENADTSKQGTEKYTLKSWLTSGSASVEKQKYHMGHNKHNSDCANCASSHGCIHSQGSSFQIDNKILNIHVSGDPISTPPPLCQLDVEVIRNLPSEVFSELNEIYGGKLIDFIAKGKGKCESSSSLGNSLEDDATCKEEDLPYSDPIPLNQIFSENKAMQHERVLGSGHGSCSQVTHNSNIERDDLLPSSLSQIDASVLQQIPEDLKAVILEHLPAHRAQDFCSTPAICPGRINQDSVGVDTSKNCPGTVNHALNDSLWAGNLPSWMDKFKDSSCLRKLGEIYHRSGFNSQLSSVLPQFLSEFHHLDLTQEIYDETVNIMCELLKQYVKVKIERDIEEIYICFRLLKRFAVKSQFFSRVYNDIFPFLQAAVDDNYGGSLFMP; via the exons ATGGACTCGCGTCTCTCCAATTCCTCGTCTTCCACTCATCACTCTAATtctaagaaaaggaagaagaatgccACCGCCAACAACACCAACCAGAAAACCCTAGGCGTCGCTTGGGGCTCAAAGTCCCTCTCTGCCTCCTCTTGCTCCTCTCGAAAATCCCCGTTCTCTGATTTCAGCAG TTACATGGCACACAAGAATTGCAAACTTCAGAACCAGTTCGACTCCGAAGCTTCCGCATCTGCTGCTCGGAAACCAATTTTCAGTGGAGTTTCTATATTTGTTGATGGTTTCACGGTCCCTTCCAGCCAG GAGCTGCGGGGCTACATGTTAAAGTATGATGGAAGGTTCGAGAATTATTTCTCAAGACATTGTGTCACACATATTATCTGCAGCAATCTTCCTGATAGTAAAGTTAAGAACATCAG AGCCTTCAGTGCAGGACTACCAGTAGTAAAACCCACTTGGATTTTAGATTCAATTGCTGCTAACAGACTCTTAAGCT GGGTGCCTTATCAACTTGAGCAGGTTGCTAGTAACCAACCAAAACTGTCAGCATTCTTCACATTGAAAAGTAGCAAGATGTCAGAGGACACTTTTACAAATGCCCTTTGTCAAGTGGAACCAGACGTTCAAGATTCATTCCCAAGGGTTGGCCAACTGAAGGAGAGACACCCATCTGAAGTTGGGGAGATGGTTGAAGTTTGCAGGCAAATCAGTAATGAATCGAATGATATTTCCTCCAAGAAAACTGATGTATTTATGATGGAAGAGCCTATTGGTGAAAGAGTTATATGTGATGAAGAAAAGCTTGCAGAAGCAAACAGTTCAGAAACTAATAATGAAAGAAACACTGAAGGGGAGCTTGATCCTACTTATCAAGAACCTTCTACATCATTTAGTATTCCCTGCTCAGATAACCAGAATGTACATCAATTTCCAAGTTCTGAAGCCACTGGATCCTCTAAACAATGTCATTCAACTCTTACAGACCCCAATTTTGTAGAAAATTATTTCAAG AATTCACGACTTCACTTTATAGGAACCTGGAGACAACGGTATCGAAAACGGTTCCCAACGTTGTCTACTGGTCTGAATAATGGAATTTCTAACAGTAATAAATCCGATATTAAGTCGGTTATTCTTCATGTTGACATG GACTGCTTTTTCGTTTCTGTGGTTATCAGAAACAAACCTGCGTTGTTTGACAAGCCTGTAGCTGTATGTCACTCAAATAATTCGAAGGGAACATCTGAGATTTCCTCTGCAAATTACCCAGCTCGTAGTTATG GTATCAGAGCTGGTATGTTTGTTCGAGATGCCAAGGCTCTTTGTCCCCATCTTGTTACCTTTCCATACAACTTTGAAGCTTATGAGGAA GTAGCTGATCAATTTTATAGTATATTGCATCGGCATTGCAACAAAGTGCAG GCTGTAAGCTGTGATGAAGCATTTTTGGACTTCACAGATGCTATGGTTGAAGATCCTGAACTTTTGGCTTCATCAATTAGAAAAGAGATCTATGAAACCACTAGGTGTACAGCAAGTGCTGGTATAGGGGGGAATATGCTTATGGCTCGTATTGCTACTAGGACCGCAAAACCAAATGGTCAATGTTACATAACTCCAGAGAGA GTTGATGATCATTTAAATCAACTTCCAGTTGATGCTCTTCCTGGTATAGGGTATGTTttacaagagaaattaaagaagcagAGTGTTAATACTTGTGGACAGTTGCGAATGATTTCCAAG AACTCACTGCAGAAGGAATATGGAATGAAAACAGGGGAAATGCTGTGGAATTATAGCAGAGGAATTGATTATCGATCAGTAGGGATCATTCAG GAATGTAAGTCTATCGGTGCGGATGTTAATTGGGGTGTGAGGTTCAGAGATATGAAAGAT TGTGAACACTTCCTAATAAACCTATGCAAGGAAGTTTCGTTGCGTTTGCAATGTTGTGGAGTACAGGGGCGCACTTTCACTCTAAAG ataaaaaagagaagaaaagatgcTGATGAACCTGCAAAGTTTATGGGCTGTGGGGACTGTGAAAACTTGAGTCACTCTGTAACG ATTCCTCTTGCAACTGAAAATGTGGAAATACTTCAACGAATAGTAAAGCAACTTCTTGGATGCTTTTACATAG ATGTTAAAGAGATTCGCGGTATTGGATTGCATGTTTCCAGACTTGAAAATGCAGATACGTCTAAGCAAG GTACAGAGAAGTATACTTTGAAATCATGGCTTACTTCAGGATCTGCAAGTGTGGAAAAACAGAAATATCATATGG GTCATAACAAACACAATTCGGATTGTGCGAATTGTGCTTCAAGTCATGGATGCATTCATTCACAAGGCTCTTCATTTCAAATTGACAATAAAATACTAAATATTCATGTTAGTGGTGATCCGATTTCAACACCACCTCCTTTATGTCAGCTTGATGTGGAAGTTATTAGAAATCTTCCCTCTGAAGTATTTTCAGAACTAAATGAAATTTATGGAGGGAAGTTAATTGATTTTATTGCTAAAGGAAAAGGCAAATGTGAGAGTTCTAGCTCTCTAGGAAACTCATTGGAGGATGACG CTACATGTAAAGAAGAGGACCTTCCATATTCTGATCCTATTCctctaaatcaaatcttttcagaAAATAAG GCAATGCAGCATGAAAGAGTACTTGGCTCAGGACATGGATCCTGTTCCCAAGTTACTCATAATTCGAACATTGAAAGAGATGATTTATTGCCTTCTTCTTTAAGCCAAATTGATGCTTCAGTGTTACAGCAAATTCCTGAGGATTTGAAAGCTGTTATTCTTGAGCATCTTCCTGCACACAGGGCGCAAGATTTCTGCTCTACTCCTGCCATTTGCCCTGGTAGAATCAATCAGGATTCAGTAGGTGTTGATACTTCAAAGAATTGTCCTGGAACAGTTAACCATGCTTTGAATGACAGTCTTTGGGCCGGTAATCTTCCAAGTTGGATGGACAAGTTTAAAGACAGCAGTTGCTTAAGGAAGCTTGGAGAAATCTATCATAGATCTGGGTTTAATAGCCAGTTATCTTCAGTTTTACCCCAATTTTTATCTGAGTTTCACCACCTAGATCTTACCCAAGAGATTTACGATGAAACTGTTAACATCATGTGTGAGCTACTGAAGCAATATGTCAAAGTGAAGATAGAGAGAGATATTGAAGAGATTTATATTTGTTTTCGGCTTCTGAAAAG GTTTGCAGTGAAGTCCCAATTTTTCTCCCGTGTATATAATGATATATTTCCATTCCTTCAG GCAGCCGTAGATGACAATTACGGAGGAAGCTTGTTTATGCCATAA
- the LOC112749949 gene encoding DNA repair protein REV1 isoform X8 yields the protein MDSRLSNSSSSTHHSNSKKRKKNATANNTNQKTLGVAWGSKSLSASSCSSRKSPFSDFSSYMAHKNCKLQNQFDSEASASAARKPIFSGVSIFVDGFTVPSSQELRGYMLKYDGRFENYFSRHCVTHIICSNLPDSKVKNIRAFSAGLPVVKPTWILDSIAANRLLSWVPYQLEQVASNQPKLSAFFTLKSSKMSEDTFTNALCQVEPDVQDSFPRVGQLKERHPSEVGEMVEVCRQISNESNDISSKKTDVFMMEEPIGERVICDEEKLAEANSSETNNERNTEGELDPTYQEPSTSFSIPCSDNQNVHQFPSSEATGSSKQCHSTLTDPNFVENYFKNSRLHFIGTWRQRYRKRFPTLSTGLNNGISNSNKSDIKSVILHVDMDCFFVSVVIRNKPALFDKPVAVCHSNNSKGTSEISSANYPARSYGIRAGMFVRDAKALCPHLVTFPYNFEAYEEAVSCDEAFLDFTDAMVEDPELLASSIRKEIYETTRCTASAGIGGNMLMARIATRTAKPNGQCYITPERVDDHLNQLPVDALPGIGYVLQEKLKKQSVNTCGQLRMISKNSLQKEYGMKTGEMLWNYSRGIDYRSVGIIQECKSIGADVNWGVRFRDMKDCEHFLINLCKEVSLRLQCCGVQGRTFTLKIKKRRKDADEPAKFMGCGDCENLSHSVTIPLATENVEILQRIVKQLLGCFYIDVKEIRGIGLHVSRLENADTSKQEKYTLKSWLTSGSASVEKQKYHMGHNKHNSDCANCASSHGCIHSQGSSFQIDNKILNIHVSGDPISTPPPLCQLDVEVIRNLPSEVFSELNEIYGGKLIDFIAKGKGKCESSSSLGNSLEDDATCKEEDLPYSDPIPLNQIFSENKAMQHERVLGSGHGSCSQVTHNSNIERDDLLPSSLSQIDASVLQQIPEDLKAVILEHLPAHRAQDFCSTPAICPGRINQDSVGVDTSKNCPGTVNHALNDSLWAGNLPSWMDKFKDSSCLRKLGEIYHRSGFNSQLSSVLPQFLSEFHHLDLTQEIYDETVNIMCELLKQYVKVKIERDIEEIYICFRLLKRFAVKSQFFSRVYNDIFPFLQAAVDDNYGGSLFMP from the exons ATGGACTCGCGTCTCTCCAATTCCTCGTCTTCCACTCATCACTCTAATtctaagaaaaggaagaagaatgccACCGCCAACAACACCAACCAGAAAACCCTAGGCGTCGCTTGGGGCTCAAAGTCCCTCTCTGCCTCCTCTTGCTCCTCTCGAAAATCCCCGTTCTCTGATTTCAGCAG TTACATGGCACACAAGAATTGCAAACTTCAGAACCAGTTCGACTCCGAAGCTTCCGCATCTGCTGCTCGGAAACCAATTTTCAGTGGAGTTTCTATATTTGTTGATGGTTTCACGGTCCCTTCCAGCCAG GAGCTGCGGGGCTACATGTTAAAGTATGATGGAAGGTTCGAGAATTATTTCTCAAGACATTGTGTCACACATATTATCTGCAGCAATCTTCCTGATAGTAAAGTTAAGAACATCAG AGCCTTCAGTGCAGGACTACCAGTAGTAAAACCCACTTGGATTTTAGATTCAATTGCTGCTAACAGACTCTTAAGCT GGGTGCCTTATCAACTTGAGCAGGTTGCTAGTAACCAACCAAAACTGTCAGCATTCTTCACATTGAAAAGTAGCAAGATGTCAGAGGACACTTTTACAAATGCCCTTTGTCAAGTGGAACCAGACGTTCAAGATTCATTCCCAAGGGTTGGCCAACTGAAGGAGAGACACCCATCTGAAGTTGGGGAGATGGTTGAAGTTTGCAGGCAAATCAGTAATGAATCGAATGATATTTCCTCCAAGAAAACTGATGTATTTATGATGGAAGAGCCTATTGGTGAAAGAGTTATATGTGATGAAGAAAAGCTTGCAGAAGCAAACAGTTCAGAAACTAATAATGAAAGAAACACTGAAGGGGAGCTTGATCCTACTTATCAAGAACCTTCTACATCATTTAGTATTCCCTGCTCAGATAACCAGAATGTACATCAATTTCCAAGTTCTGAAGCCACTGGATCCTCTAAACAATGTCATTCAACTCTTACAGACCCCAATTTTGTAGAAAATTATTTCAAG AATTCACGACTTCACTTTATAGGAACCTGGAGACAACGGTATCGAAAACGGTTCCCAACGTTGTCTACTGGTCTGAATAATGGAATTTCTAACAGTAATAAATCCGATATTAAGTCGGTTATTCTTCATGTTGACATG GACTGCTTTTTCGTTTCTGTGGTTATCAGAAACAAACCTGCGTTGTTTGACAAGCCTGTAGCTGTATGTCACTCAAATAATTCGAAGGGAACATCTGAGATTTCCTCTGCAAATTACCCAGCTCGTAGTTATG GTATCAGAGCTGGTATGTTTGTTCGAGATGCCAAGGCTCTTTGTCCCCATCTTGTTACCTTTCCATACAACTTTGAAGCTTATGAGGAA GCTGTAAGCTGTGATGAAGCATTTTTGGACTTCACAGATGCTATGGTTGAAGATCCTGAACTTTTGGCTTCATCAATTAGAAAAGAGATCTATGAAACCACTAGGTGTACAGCAAGTGCTGGTATAGGGGGGAATATGCTTATGGCTCGTATTGCTACTAGGACCGCAAAACCAAATGGTCAATGTTACATAACTCCAGAGAGA GTTGATGATCATTTAAATCAACTTCCAGTTGATGCTCTTCCTGGTATAGGGTATGTTttacaagagaaattaaagaagcagAGTGTTAATACTTGTGGACAGTTGCGAATGATTTCCAAG AACTCACTGCAGAAGGAATATGGAATGAAAACAGGGGAAATGCTGTGGAATTATAGCAGAGGAATTGATTATCGATCAGTAGGGATCATTCAG GAATGTAAGTCTATCGGTGCGGATGTTAATTGGGGTGTGAGGTTCAGAGATATGAAAGAT TGTGAACACTTCCTAATAAACCTATGCAAGGAAGTTTCGTTGCGTTTGCAATGTTGTGGAGTACAGGGGCGCACTTTCACTCTAAAG ataaaaaagagaagaaaagatgcTGATGAACCTGCAAAGTTTATGGGCTGTGGGGACTGTGAAAACTTGAGTCACTCTGTAACG ATTCCTCTTGCAACTGAAAATGTGGAAATACTTCAACGAATAGTAAAGCAACTTCTTGGATGCTTTTACATAG ATGTTAAAGAGATTCGCGGTATTGGATTGCATGTTTCCAGACTTGAAAATGCAGATACGTCTAAGCAAG AGAAGTATACTTTGAAATCATGGCTTACTTCAGGATCTGCAAGTGTGGAAAAACAGAAATATCATATGG GTCATAACAAACACAATTCGGATTGTGCGAATTGTGCTTCAAGTCATGGATGCATTCATTCACAAGGCTCTTCATTTCAAATTGACAATAAAATACTAAATATTCATGTTAGTGGTGATCCGATTTCAACACCACCTCCTTTATGTCAGCTTGATGTGGAAGTTATTAGAAATCTTCCCTCTGAAGTATTTTCAGAACTAAATGAAATTTATGGAGGGAAGTTAATTGATTTTATTGCTAAAGGAAAAGGCAAATGTGAGAGTTCTAGCTCTCTAGGAAACTCATTGGAGGATGACG CTACATGTAAAGAAGAGGACCTTCCATATTCTGATCCTATTCctctaaatcaaatcttttcagaAAATAAG GCAATGCAGCATGAAAGAGTACTTGGCTCAGGACATGGATCCTGTTCCCAAGTTACTCATAATTCGAACATTGAAAGAGATGATTTATTGCCTTCTTCTTTAAGCCAAATTGATGCTTCAGTGTTACAGCAAATTCCTGAGGATTTGAAAGCTGTTATTCTTGAGCATCTTCCTGCACACAGGGCGCAAGATTTCTGCTCTACTCCTGCCATTTGCCCTGGTAGAATCAATCAGGATTCAGTAGGTGTTGATACTTCAAAGAATTGTCCTGGAACAGTTAACCATGCTTTGAATGACAGTCTTTGGGCCGGTAATCTTCCAAGTTGGATGGACAAGTTTAAAGACAGCAGTTGCTTAAGGAAGCTTGGAGAAATCTATCATAGATCTGGGTTTAATAGCCAGTTATCTTCAGTTTTACCCCAATTTTTATCTGAGTTTCACCACCTAGATCTTACCCAAGAGATTTACGATGAAACTGTTAACATCATGTGTGAGCTACTGAAGCAATATGTCAAAGTGAAGATAGAGAGAGATATTGAAGAGATTTATATTTGTTTTCGGCTTCTGAAAAG GTTTGCAGTGAAGTCCCAATTTTTCTCCCGTGTATATAATGATATATTTCCATTCCTTCAG GCAGCCGTAGATGACAATTACGGAGGAAGCTTGTTTATGCCATAA
- the LOC112749949 gene encoding DNA repair protein REV1 isoform X16, with the protein MMEGSRIISQDIVSHILSAAIFLIVKAFSAGLPVVKPTWILDSIAANRLLSWVPYQLEQVASNQPKLSAFFTLKSSKMSEDTFTNALCQVEPDVQDSFPRVGQLKERHPSEVGEMVEVCRQISNESNDISSKKTDVFMMEEPIGERVICDEEKLAEANSSETNNERNTEGELDPTYQEPSTSFSIPCSDNQNVHQFPSSEATGSSKQCHSTLTDPNFVENYFKNSRLHFIGTWRQRYRKRFPTLSTGLNNGISNSNKSDIKSVILHVDMDCFFVSVVIRNKPALFDKPVAVCHSNNSKGTSEISSANYPARSYGIRAGMFVRDAKALCPHLVTFPYNFEAYEEVADQFYSILHRHCNKVQAVSCDEAFLDFTDAMVEDPELLASSIRKEIYETTRCTASAGIGGNMLMARIATRTAKPNGQCYITPERVDDHLNQLPVDALPGIGYVLQEKLKKQSVNTCGQLRMISKNSLQKEYGMKTGEMLWNYSRGIDYRSVGIIQECKSIGADVNWGVRFRDMKDCEHFLINLCKEVSLRLQCCGVQGRTFTLKIKKRRKDADEPAKFMGCGDCENLSHSVTIPLATENVEILQRIVKQLLGCFYIDVKEIRGIGLHVSRLENADTSKQGTEKYTLKSWLTSGSASVEKQKYHMGHNKHNSDCANCASSHGCIHSQGSSFQIDNKILNIHVSGDPISTPPPLCQLDVEVIRNLPSEVFSELNEIYGGKLIDFIAKGKGKCESSSSLGNSLEDDATCKEEDLPYSDPIPLNQIFSENKAMQHERVLGSGHGSCSQVTHNSNIERDDLLPSSLSQIDASVLQQIPEDLKAVILEHLPAHRAQDFCSTPAICPGRINQDSVGVDTSKNCPGTVNHALNDSLWAGNLPSWMDKFKDSSCLRKLGEIYHRSGFNSQLSSVLPQFLSEFHHLDLTQEIYDETVNIMCELLKQYVKVKIERDIEEIYICFRLLKRFAVKSQFFSRVYNDIFPFLQAAVDDNYGGSLFMP; encoded by the exons ATGATGGAAGGTTCGAGAATTATTTCTCAAGACATTGTGTCACACATATTATCTGCAGCAATCTTCCTGATAGTAAA AGCCTTCAGTGCAGGACTACCAGTAGTAAAACCCACTTGGATTTTAGATTCAATTGCTGCTAACAGACTCTTAAGCT GGGTGCCTTATCAACTTGAGCAGGTTGCTAGTAACCAACCAAAACTGTCAGCATTCTTCACATTGAAAAGTAGCAAGATGTCAGAGGACACTTTTACAAATGCCCTTTGTCAAGTGGAACCAGACGTTCAAGATTCATTCCCAAGGGTTGGCCAACTGAAGGAGAGACACCCATCTGAAGTTGGGGAGATGGTTGAAGTTTGCAGGCAAATCAGTAATGAATCGAATGATATTTCCTCCAAGAAAACTGATGTATTTATGATGGAAGAGCCTATTGGTGAAAGAGTTATATGTGATGAAGAAAAGCTTGCAGAAGCAAACAGTTCAGAAACTAATAATGAAAGAAACACTGAAGGGGAGCTTGATCCTACTTATCAAGAACCTTCTACATCATTTAGTATTCCCTGCTCAGATAACCAGAATGTACATCAATTTCCAAGTTCTGAAGCCACTGGATCCTCTAAACAATGTCATTCAACTCTTACAGACCCCAATTTTGTAGAAAATTATTTCAAG AATTCACGACTTCACTTTATAGGAACCTGGAGACAACGGTATCGAAAACGGTTCCCAACGTTGTCTACTGGTCTGAATAATGGAATTTCTAACAGTAATAAATCCGATATTAAGTCGGTTATTCTTCATGTTGACATG GACTGCTTTTTCGTTTCTGTGGTTATCAGAAACAAACCTGCGTTGTTTGACAAGCCTGTAGCTGTATGTCACTCAAATAATTCGAAGGGAACATCTGAGATTTCCTCTGCAAATTACCCAGCTCGTAGTTATG GTATCAGAGCTGGTATGTTTGTTCGAGATGCCAAGGCTCTTTGTCCCCATCTTGTTACCTTTCCATACAACTTTGAAGCTTATGAGGAA GTAGCTGATCAATTTTATAGTATATTGCATCGGCATTGCAACAAAGTGCAG GCTGTAAGCTGTGATGAAGCATTTTTGGACTTCACAGATGCTATGGTTGAAGATCCTGAACTTTTGGCTTCATCAATTAGAAAAGAGATCTATGAAACCACTAGGTGTACAGCAAGTGCTGGTATAGGGGGGAATATGCTTATGGCTCGTATTGCTACTAGGACCGCAAAACCAAATGGTCAATGTTACATAACTCCAGAGAGA GTTGATGATCATTTAAATCAACTTCCAGTTGATGCTCTTCCTGGTATAGGGTATGTTttacaagagaaattaaagaagcagAGTGTTAATACTTGTGGACAGTTGCGAATGATTTCCAAG AACTCACTGCAGAAGGAATATGGAATGAAAACAGGGGAAATGCTGTGGAATTATAGCAGAGGAATTGATTATCGATCAGTAGGGATCATTCAG GAATGTAAGTCTATCGGTGCGGATGTTAATTGGGGTGTGAGGTTCAGAGATATGAAAGAT TGTGAACACTTCCTAATAAACCTATGCAAGGAAGTTTCGTTGCGTTTGCAATGTTGTGGAGTACAGGGGCGCACTTTCACTCTAAAG ataaaaaagagaagaaaagatgcTGATGAACCTGCAAAGTTTATGGGCTGTGGGGACTGTGAAAACTTGAGTCACTCTGTAACG ATTCCTCTTGCAACTGAAAATGTGGAAATACTTCAACGAATAGTAAAGCAACTTCTTGGATGCTTTTACATAG ATGTTAAAGAGATTCGCGGTATTGGATTGCATGTTTCCAGACTTGAAAATGCAGATACGTCTAAGCAAG GTACAGAGAAGTATACTTTGAAATCATGGCTTACTTCAGGATCTGCAAGTGTGGAAAAACAGAAATATCATATGG GTCATAACAAACACAATTCGGATTGTGCGAATTGTGCTTCAAGTCATGGATGCATTCATTCACAAGGCTCTTCATTTCAAATTGACAATAAAATACTAAATATTCATGTTAGTGGTGATCCGATTTCAACACCACCTCCTTTATGTCAGCTTGATGTGGAAGTTATTAGAAATCTTCCCTCTGAAGTATTTTCAGAACTAAATGAAATTTATGGAGGGAAGTTAATTGATTTTATTGCTAAAGGAAAAGGCAAATGTGAGAGTTCTAGCTCTCTAGGAAACTCATTGGAGGATGACG CTACATGTAAAGAAGAGGACCTTCCATATTCTGATCCTATTCctctaaatcaaatcttttcagaAAATAAG GCAATGCAGCATGAAAGAGTACTTGGCTCAGGACATGGATCCTGTTCCCAAGTTACTCATAATTCGAACATTGAAAGAGATGATTTATTGCCTTCTTCTTTAAGCCAAATTGATGCTTCAGTGTTACAGCAAATTCCTGAGGATTTGAAAGCTGTTATTCTTGAGCATCTTCCTGCACACAGGGCGCAAGATTTCTGCTCTACTCCTGCCATTTGCCCTGGTAGAATCAATCAGGATTCAGTAGGTGTTGATACTTCAAAGAATTGTCCTGGAACAGTTAACCATGCTTTGAATGACAGTCTTTGGGCCGGTAATCTTCCAAGTTGGATGGACAAGTTTAAAGACAGCAGTTGCTTAAGGAAGCTTGGAGAAATCTATCATAGATCTGGGTTTAATAGCCAGTTATCTTCAGTTTTACCCCAATTTTTATCTGAGTTTCACCACCTAGATCTTACCCAAGAGATTTACGATGAAACTGTTAACATCATGTGTGAGCTACTGAAGCAATATGTCAAAGTGAAGATAGAGAGAGATATTGAAGAGATTTATATTTGTTTTCGGCTTCTGAAAAG GTTTGCAGTGAAGTCCCAATTTTTCTCCCGTGTATATAATGATATATTTCCATTCCTTCAG GCAGCCGTAGATGACAATTACGGAGGAAGCTTGTTTATGCCATAA